From Chloroflexota bacterium, one genomic window encodes:
- a CDS encoding DUF4349 domain-containing protein: MRRVLLLLLVLLLAIAACASPGREASQVANMGAPFRGESFEDVEMAPEPMADEDMAESVILGMQDEPIDRQIIYRGDLSLVVLNPAQSMAQVESIAESFGGYVASSHLGQYRGDLMRGSVTIRVPADRYRDAMAQLSSLAERVLSENRNTEDVTAEFTDLEARLRNLEAAETELLALLEEVRERPGSTAEDILDVFNEVTRKRGEIEQTKGRMQYLSNLVALATISVELLPDEVTKPLVDEEWQPLVTVKNAFRSLIGVLQGLIDFLINFVIVLLPVLILLAVPVVLIILLIRWIRRRRSETPS; encoded by the coding sequence ATGCGTCGTGTTCTTTTGTTGTTATTGGTTCTACTCCTGGCCATCGCGGCATGTGCTTCACCAGGGCGTGAGGCCTCGCAGGTGGCGAATATGGGAGCACCATTCCGTGGGGAGTCATTTGAGGATGTCGAGATGGCGCCCGAGCCTATGGCCGACGAAGACATGGCTGAAAGCGTCATCCTGGGAATGCAGGATGAACCGATCGATCGGCAGATAATCTACCGGGGCGATCTGAGCCTTGTCGTTTTGAATCCTGCCCAGTCTATGGCCCAGGTTGAAAGCATCGCGGAAAGCTTTGGGGGATATGTGGCCAGCAGTCATCTGGGCCAGTACCGCGGTGATCTGATGCGCGGCTCTGTGACAATCCGGGTGCCTGCCGATCGTTACCGCGATGCTATGGCGCAACTGAGCAGCCTTGCGGAACGCGTTCTCAGCGAGAATAGAAATACCGAGGACGTCACCGCCGAGTTCACCGATCTGGAGGCCCGCCTGCGCAACCTGGAGGCGGCGGAGACGGAGTTGTTGGCCTTGCTGGAGGAGGTGCGCGAGCGACCAGGTTCCACCGCCGAGGACATTCTCGATGTGTTCAACGAGGTTACCAGGAAGCGTGGCGAGATCGAGCAGACGAAAGGGCGAATGCAGTATCTTTCCAATCTGGTTGCCCTCGCCACCATTTCGGTGGAACTGCTGCCAGATGAAGTCACCAAACCGCTGGTCGACGAGGAATGGCAACCACTGGTCACGGTCAAGAATGCCTTTCGTTCCCTGATCGGCGTTTTGCAGGGATTGATTGATTTTCTGATCAACTTCGTGATTGTGCTGCTGCCGGTATTGATCCTGCTTGCTGTCCCGGTGGTGTTGATTATCCTGCTGATCCGCTGGATCCGGCGCCGGCGATCTGAAACGCCATCCTGA
- a CDS encoding metallophosphoesterase family protein, which yields MRALIISDVHANLAALDEVLADARSLNWLGSTGFDVVWSLGDIVGYGPHPNRCIERLREFEGHLRVAGNHDWAALGHLDIDDFNPEARHMVLWTQEALDSLSYAYLRKLPSEPIEAGEFIITHGSPREPVWEYVRTSTIARENFDYFDTAYGLVGHTHVPRIYRLAEDPETGLQACAAHAPGYDQDISLKGDHRLILNPGSVGQPRDNDPRAAYALLDTEQQIWRFRRISYPYEMTQADMRSAGLPDRLIVRLAYGW from the coding sequence ATGCGAGCATTGATCATTTCCGATGTCCACGCAAATCTGGCCGCGCTGGACGAAGTCCTGGCCGATGCCAGGTCGCTGAATTGGCTGGGATCGACAGGCTTCGATGTTGTCTGGTCGCTTGGTGATATCGTGGGCTATGGCCCCCACCCCAATCGTTGTATCGAGCGTCTTCGGGAGTTTGAGGGACATCTTCGGGTGGCCGGGAACCACGATTGGGCCGCGCTTGGGCACCTTGACATCGACGACTTCAATCCGGAAGCGCGCCACATGGTTCTATGGACCCAGGAAGCGTTGGATTCTCTCAGCTACGCTTATCTGAGAAAACTACCTTCTGAGCCCATTGAGGCGGGAGAATTCATCATAACTCACGGTAGCCCGCGGGAACCGGTCTGGGAATACGTGCGCACCTCGACCATCGCGCGCGAAAACTTTGACTACTTCGATACTGCCTATGGCCTGGTCGGTCATACCCACGTGCCGCGGATTTATCGTCTGGCGGAGGACCCGGAAACCGGTCTGCAGGCCTGCGCTGCCCATGCGCCAGGCTACGATCAGGACATCAGCCTCAAGGGGGATCATCGTCTAATCCTCAATCCCGGTAGCGTTGGGCAACCCAGGGACAACGATCCCCGGGCGGCCTACGCTCTGTTGGACACGGAACAGCAGATCTGGCGGTTTCGCCGCATCAGCTATCCCTATGAAATGACCCAGGCTGACATGAGGTCAGCTGGTCTGCCGGACAGGCTGATCGTTCGCCTCGCTTACGGATGGTAA
- the tsaE gene encoding tRNA (adenosine(37)-N6)-threonylcarbamoyltransferase complex ATPase subunit type 1 TsaE: MHFRYETFADTETEALGETLGRLLEPGAVLALIGDLGAGKTTLTRGIAQGLGIDDPVTSPTFILVAEYRTAGGWPFYHADSYRLNEATAEALDIGLDELMGGDGICVVEWAERIESLFPEDYLRISIDIHEPGHREFFFSAKGPGSSELLARLQHNLVQLPAAD, encoded by the coding sequence ATGCATTTTCGCTACGAGACATTCGCTGACACGGAAACTGAAGCCCTTGGAGAAACGCTGGGTCGCCTGCTTGAGCCTGGCGCGGTTCTCGCGCTGATTGGCGACCTGGGCGCAGGCAAAACCACGTTGACCCGCGGAATCGCCCAAGGCCTTGGCATCGATGATCCCGTAACCAGTCCCACCTTTATTCTGGTGGCAGAGTACAGGACGGCTGGCGGATGGCCTTTCTACCACGCCGACAGCTATCGCCTGAACGAAGCCACCGCCGAAGCACTGGACATCGGCCTGGATGAGCTGATGGGCGGCGATGGCATTTGCGTTGTCGAGTGGGCTGAACGCATCGAGTCGTTATTTCCCGAGGACTATCTTCGGATCAGTATCGATATCCACGAACCAGGGCATCGAGAGTTTTTCTTTTCAGCAAAAGGCCCTGGTTCTTCAGAACTGTTGGCACGGTTGCAGCACAATCTGGTTCAACTTCCAGCCGCCGATTGA
- the tsaB gene encoding tRNA (adenosine(37)-N6)-threonylcarbamoyltransferase complex dimerization subunit type 1 TsaB gives MLLALDTATRNSGLALFDGRSIVAEHNWYSADGQTTELMPRLTQIMAWHALTPADLSGVAVSLGPGSFTGLRIALSVAKGMALAHSLPLVGIATLDAIAFPHLGHRQPVVAVIQAGRARVCWASYQNQPAGSGDEQVSVGSWQGWRGSNQLSDLDALAQHVSDEAWLVGEITPEQRRTLENLADFRGHLASPAVAARRAACLAEIGWLRLQAGQVDHAASLAPIYSSHP, from the coding sequence ATGCTCTTAGCTCTGGACACCGCAACCCGCAATTCTGGCCTGGCGCTCTTCGATGGTCGATCGATTGTAGCCGAACACAACTGGTATTCGGCCGATGGCCAGACCACCGAGTTGATGCCAAGACTGACGCAAATCATGGCCTGGCATGCTTTGACCCCGGCGGACCTGTCTGGCGTTGCAGTCAGCCTGGGCCCCGGGTCCTTCACCGGCCTGCGCATCGCGTTAAGCGTTGCCAAGGGCATGGCGCTCGCCCATAGCCTTCCCTTGGTCGGCATCGCCACCCTCGATGCCATCGCCTTTCCTCACCTGGGCCACCGGCAGCCGGTCGTGGCTGTCATTCAGGCAGGCCGCGCCCGCGTCTGCTGGGCCAGCTATCAAAACCAGCCTGCTGGCAGTGGTGACGAGCAGGTATCTGTCGGCAGCTGGCAGGGTTGGCGTGGTTCGAATCAACTCAGCGACCTCGATGCCCTGGCGCAGCATGTCAGTGATGAAGCCTGGCTGGTAGGGGAGATCACGCCGGAGCAGCGTCGAACGCTGGAGAACCTGGCCGATTTCAGGGGCCACCTGGCCTCCCCAGCCGTAGCGGCCCGTCGTGCTGCCTGTCTTGCCGAGATAGGCTGGCTTCGCCTGCAGGCGGGCCAGGTCGACCATGCCGCCAGCCTTGCTCCCATTTATTCAAGTCACCCCTGA
- a CDS encoding LacI family DNA-binding transcriptional regulator, whose product MEALPSQLNVELGRQLDFRESNVAVTIYEVANQAGVGIGTVSRVLNDSPNVSPETRQRVLNAIEALDYRPSPIAQRLSLRRTLTIGVIVPFFTRPSTVERLRGIEAAIADTYYDLTIYNVETVARRDSCFAEVPAAGRVDGVIVISLRPTDEDVARWNSVGVPVVLVDAFHPELSCIAVDDVEGGYQATKHLIDLGHTHIAFTGDLVDQAFGFRSSWDRYQGYCNALQDFHLPQTDGYYRTAEHGREQARAMTHELLSLPAPPTAIVSASDTQALGVIEAARDLGLRYPGQLSVIGYDDIEVAGFINLTTMRQPLFETGQQGFQLLLRAIELPTAEIIHQRMPVSIVERGTTVAPGRAPLPENQPIYRANDREAGFAPGLES is encoded by the coding sequence ATGGAAGCGCTTCCAAGTCAGCTCAACGTTGAGCTTGGCCGGCAACTCGATTTCAGGGAGAGCAATGTGGCTGTCACCATCTACGAGGTAGCAAACCAGGCGGGAGTCGGCATCGGCACCGTTTCCCGCGTCCTCAATGACAGCCCCAACGTAAGCCCCGAAACCCGGCAGCGAGTACTCAATGCCATAGAAGCCCTGGACTACCGCCCCAGCCCCATCGCACAACGCCTTTCCCTGCGCCGAACCCTCACCATCGGCGTCATCGTACCCTTCTTCACCCGTCCATCCACCGTTGAGCGCTTGCGAGGAATCGAAGCCGCCATCGCGGACACCTACTACGATCTGACCATCTATAACGTGGAAACTGTTGCGCGGCGCGATTCCTGTTTTGCCGAAGTGCCTGCCGCCGGTCGGGTGGATGGTGTGATCGTCATCTCCCTGCGTCCCACCGACGAGGATGTGGCCCGCTGGAATAGCGTCGGCGTGCCCGTTGTGCTGGTCGACGCCTTCCATCCAGAGCTGAGCTGCATCGCTGTCGACGATGTGGAAGGCGGTTACCAGGCGACCAAACACCTGATTGATCTTGGCCACACCCATATCGCCTTCACCGGCGATCTCGTCGATCAGGCCTTTGGGTTTCGATCCAGCTGGGATCGTTATCAGGGCTATTGCAACGCACTTCAGGATTTTCACTTACCCCAAACCGACGGTTACTATCGCACCGCGGAACATGGGCGAGAGCAGGCCAGGGCCATGACCCACGAGTTATTGAGCTTGCCTGCCCCGCCAACCGCCATTGTTTCTGCCAGCGACACCCAGGCACTGGGCGTCATCGAGGCAGCCAGGGACCTGGGACTGCGCTACCCCGGCCAGTTATCGGTGATCGGATATGACGATATCGAAGTGGCCGGATTTATCAACCTGACGACAATGCGCCAGCCACTTTTTGAAACGGGCCAGCAAGGTTTTCAGTTACTGCTTCGGGCAATCGAACTTCCCACCGCGGAAATCATCCATCAACGGATGCCGGTTTCGATTGTGGAACGTGGCACCACCGTAGCTCCTGGACGGGCGCCCCTGCCTGAAAATCAACCTATCTACCGGGCCAACGACCGTGAGGCAGGATTCGCGCCCGGCCTGGAGAGTTAA